One window of Lawsonibacter asaccharolyticus genomic DNA carries:
- a CDS encoding site-specific recombinases, with translation MFDRIGRRDDETPFVVEWLVRNGVSVWSVCEGEQRFDNHVDKLTNYIRYWQAAGESEKISERTRTRIRQLTEEGCFTGGQCPYGYRLVRGKRLNKKKQALYELQICEKEARVVGIIFDKAAREGLGSYRIAKYLNSQNITTRKGKRWNQGSISHILSNRLYLGYLQKGGTESPRLPHLQIVEDAIFSQVQELKESRNRKENNMSTISAPKHGKALLSGLTYCGHCGARMNSTIHRKEYRRKRDGSLYRRDVRLYRCNASVEGEPTACDGPRTYHAERIEAAVKTAISALLEQLEALPAETILEYKYQIVLQERRETYQAAQQHLSERERDRETLRGEVARAIRGESSFGVPLLQELLQGTEAEIDKTRERLYELEARLQNGEQLRREIEIKQRKYCGLNQIFCSGTLEEQKMLLAIVVKRIEVRRDYELNIQLSPDFERFLDGLIEMR, from the coding sequence ATGTTTGACCGCATCGGACGTCGGGACGATGAGACGCCCTTTGTGGTGGAGTGGTTGGTGCGCAACGGTGTTTCTGTCTGGAGCGTCTGTGAGGGCGAGCAGCGATTCGACAACCATGTAGACAAGCTGACCAACTATATCCGCTATTGGCAGGCGGCCGGAGAAAGCGAGAAAATCTCGGAACGCACCCGTACCCGAATCCGGCAACTGACAGAAGAAGGCTGTTTTACCGGGGGACAGTGCCCCTATGGATACCGTTTGGTGCGGGGAAAACGGTTGAACAAAAAGAAACAGGCGCTGTATGAGCTTCAGATCTGCGAGAAAGAGGCCCGGGTGGTGGGAATCATTTTTGACAAGGCAGCTCGGGAAGGACTGGGCAGTTATCGTATTGCCAAATACCTAAATAGTCAAAATATCACGACCCGCAAAGGAAAGCGGTGGAATCAGGGCTCCATCTCCCATATATTGTCCAACAGATTATATCTGGGCTATCTGCAGAAAGGCGGCACGGAGTCCCCGAGGCTGCCACACCTGCAGATCGTGGAGGATGCGATTTTTTCCCAGGTACAGGAATTGAAAGAAAGCCGGAACCGAAAGGAGAATAATATGAGTACCATTTCTGCCCCCAAACACGGAAAAGCTTTGCTGAGCGGCCTGACCTATTGCGGCCACTGCGGCGCTCGCATGAACAGCACCATCCATCGGAAGGAGTACCGCCGTAAGCGGGATGGTTCCCTCTATCGCCGGGATGTACGGCTTTATCGCTGCAATGCCAGTGTGGAAGGGGAACCAACAGCATGCGATGGCCCACGAACCTACCACGCAGAGCGTATAGAAGCGGCGGTCAAAACTGCAATTTCCGCCTTGCTAGAGCAGCTGGAGGCACTGCCTGCAGAGACCATTTTGGAGTATAAATATCAAATCGTACTTCAGGAGCGGCGGGAGACCTATCAGGCGGCGCAGCAGCATTTATCCGAGAGGGAGCGGGACCGGGAGACCCTGCGTGGGGAGGTAGCTCGGGCGATCCGGGGAGAGAGTTCCTTCGGGGTACCTCTTTTGCAGGAACTTTTACAAGGAACAGAAGCAGAAATTGACAAGACCAGAGAGAGGCTGTATGAGTTGGAGGCCAGGCTCCAAAATGGAGAACAACTGCGCCGGGAGATTGAGATCAAGCAGCGGAAATACTGCGGACTGAACCAGATTTTCTGCAGCGGAACGCTGGAGGAGCAAAAAATGCTGCTGGCTATCGTTGTGAAGCGGATCGAAGTACGGCGGGATTATGAACTGAATATTCAACTGTCACCGGATTTCGAACGGTTCCTGGATGGACTTATTGAAATGCGGTGA